In Crassostrea angulata isolate pt1a10 unplaced genomic scaffold, ASM2561291v2 HiC_scaffold_184, whole genome shotgun sequence, the DNA window atattcggggataatgttgtacagaggctgttgaaattaaatatacattaaaattttccaaatttggatttttaaagGGATAAAGTTTTATCCACTATGTATAACTGATGTTGCGCTGGGCGGACTGTTGAAAAACTAaccaacaaattattttaaagatcattCGTTTATTAGTTTTCGTATTTGTTGTTAAAACATACTCATTTTTTACTCTTATCAAAAATGAcatcaacatatattttatgaagttaCTTTCCTTGCATCAACATaatgttaatataatatatagctTCCTGCTTCTTTTACCTTTCATTACTTTAGCAAATTTGCACTAACAAAAGGTTTACATAAAGGATAACATAAATGATAAGCAATACTTAGTGAACAGATGCTTTTCTTTTTATACAAACCATAAGCAAACTTTTATTGCAAATCATTCCCAACCAAGTTGTTTAGCTCTTGCTGGAGCTTTGTTCTTTCGTTGATTGCTCTTTTCTTCTTGactattttctttactttgtcCTGTAAATAGTTGGTGAAATCCCCGCGAACGTCTGGCTTCCATCCCACGCTCCATATGCGATCCTCCACACcatcttttatcaaattttggaTGTCTACCATTTTTGCTATTGTaacaaaacaacactttttgaGTTCTCATTCTATCTCAAAGCATAAGCATTACGAATAAATGAAACTGGCATTCAttcttttatcttaatttaacTATAAACGTTTCCCCGTTGCTATACATGGAGTATATTATACTTACTTGGAGAAATGGTTTCCTGCAATCCCAGCCAGTAATGAATGTACGCTAGCTGTAACTTCGAAACTTTTTCCTGTTCTTTGCGGTAGCTCCTTTCGATGCTCTTGAACACTTCCGCGACTTCTTTtcttatgttttcatttaattcttcCACAGATGTCGCGATCTTAGCTTCTGTTTCCTCTTCTTCAAATTCTTCATTCTctatcatttttctctttttaggaTTTGCTAGAGCCATTTCTAACTCGTCTATTCTCGAGTTCACTTGACTAATTTGGAAGGAAAGTGCGTTTTCAAATTCAGGCTTCACCTCTTTATCAATTTTCTTATGAATCTGGTCCAAATCAGCTTCGAACTTGGCACATTCTGTTCCTgagtccaattttttttcaaggttttcaAGCTTAATACCAACTTCTCTTATTTTACGACTGAACTTCCCGAGAGTCTCAAGGACAAATTCTCTTAAGGCTTCATACTTTGGATCGTTTTCatctatcaaatatgattcaaaaACATGCATGTAAAGTTGTAATAAGCTTGCTATATTAAACAATGTTTCAATATctatgttataaaaattaccTTCGGATAGCCAGTCATTCTCCATACTGCTATTTAATTCAAGACAAGTGAGGAATCTGTAATGCACAGGAACAtcgtaaaataattaaaataaacgtatgtgacaaaatattttgttttataagaacaaaaccaattgtGTTTGATTGAGtcattttaatcttatctatgGAAGTCTGtacatattctaaaattgtagaatgatttaatattattatttttttatttgaacttcctttagacaaacaagaaattaattttgcattctaaaGATTCTTTATCATTAGGAATACTGATTACTTTCAATTAATGAATTGCTTACCTCTCCTAAGAAAATCACCGTCTGCACTGAAGGAGTGACAAGGAAACAATGACTGTGCTTTCTGTGTTAACGTTAGCAGGCGCTCTGAGTGATggggtaaacccagggtatacccgggttaaaTCCGGGATAAactcagggtatacccgggttaaacccaggatatacccgggtttaacccagggtataccctgggtacaccaagggtatacccggggtaaacccagggtatacccggggtaaacccagggtatacccggggtatacccagggtaaactcagggtataccctagttgatcccagtgtatacacgggttcaacacagagtaaaacaatgttagaccttaagtttaatgagccaaagttttaaacgtaattatcttaattaagtatatcaaaaagtttcattaatatcaatcatttactacatttgatgaatatcttgctacaattgaaatttaattgtaaactatagatcaattcaatagtctatcaATTACTGCCAGGAATAActactatgtttataaaatttcatatctattgctacttaacattagaatgcaggataatgagcaattaaataatgatattaaaaaaagcagttacctttaacaagtgaaaaaccCATATAATCCAACAAAGTCACAATCAAAAGACTGATAAATCaccaaatcatcagatatttatagaaagaaatgattgacagtcACGTAAATTAATAGGCGGAGTCCCGCATTCCCGCACACGCATCTCGTCAAagtgcctataccctaaccctaaccctaaccctaaccctaacccaaaccctaaccctaaccctaaccctaaccctaaccctaaccctaaccctgctaaatcttttggaattgaTCTTTCCACCCTTACTTGTCCTTTActatatcaaaacaaaggaataatcagctttagttcaatgataaatccttttactgtaaaattacacccctgtaaaggaacccatagttttctgtttaaaggaaaaaaaactgtacagttaatcacttaggaaaccttctaaatcttttgaaattcaactttacaccctaaattatcttttagtatattaaaacaaagaaataatcagctttagttcaatgattcatcctttagctgtaaaattacacccctatgaaggaacccataattttctgtttaatgttaataaaatcagttcagttaatcacttaggaaacctgctaaatctgttggaattcatctttacacccttaCTTGTCTTTtatcacattaaaacaaagaaataaacagctttagttaaatgataaatcattttcttatagaattacacccccacgaaggaacccataattttctgtttattgttaaattatatgTTTCTGTATgaataatcacctaggaaacctcctaaatcttttggaatgtACCCTCACGCCCTAGTTTATCTTTTCTCACATTactacaaagaaaaaatcaacatcagaccccagaaaaatccttttattgtgaaattacacccctatgaaagaacccatatttttctgtttaatgttAAACAAATCTGTATAGTTAATCACCTAGGAAACGTGATGAATCTTTTTGAATTCGTCTTCACACcctaaattttcttttattatattaaaacaaagaaattatcaGCTTTAGGTCATTGATTTATCCTTTTACCTTAAAAtcacacccctatgaaggaacccataatactctgttttacattaaaaaatcaggacagttaatcaccaaggaaacctgctaaatcttttggaattcatcttcacgccctaaataataatttattttattgaagcaAAGAAATCATCAGCTTAAGTTGAATGGTAAATCCCTTAATTTTAAGAATGCACCCCTCTGAAGGAACCCATTATTTCCTGTCCATCATTCAATTATCTATTTAGTTAGTCCCTTACAAAACCGTCCAAATCCTTTTGAATTCATCCtcacaccctaaattatcttttattatattaaaacaaagaaataatcagctttagttctatgataagtacttttatagtaaaattacacccctttgAAGGAACCCagaattttctgtttaacgtttaAAAATCAGTACAATTAAATCTGTTTACATTCATCCCCACACCctgaattatcttttattatattaaaacaaagtaacaaTCAGCTGTTGAAACTTGCACCCTCTATTTATCGTTCAATAATGTGCTGTGCTTGACATTGAAGAACCATAAGATTGTATCACCTTTTTTATTCTGCTGATaatgggaattgaacccactccttttcctggttgatagcAGGAAATGTGCTctaatacaccatatcagctttattggtgattataTAATCTTATGGAGATAGAGGGAGAAAAAAGAGAGATTGCATTCAAAAGACAAAATCAATGGTGGATGTGTTTATCCCAGTTCGCCAGAGGTCCTCTATTCTAAAAGCAGTGAACGAGAGCACAGAAATAATgaagcaaatctaaaatcaaacaaaggCTACGGACACGATTTAAAACTCGTACCACAATATAACAGTATCAAGAAAATtccaaatataaacaaatagtactccttctaaataatataatgtgACAAAAAGTTAACTCCGCCTACAAAAGGTCACGTGATCTTTTTTTGACATTGACGAGATGCAACTGAGTTGCAATATCGCAAATACCcctataccctaaccctaaccctaaccctaaccc includes these proteins:
- the LOC128169701 gene encoding uncharacterized protein LOC128169701 — encoded protein: MENDWLSEDENDPKYEALREFVLETLGKFSRKIREVGIKLENLEKKLDSGTECAKFEADLDQIHKKIDKEVKPEFENALSFQISQVNSRIDELEMALANPKKRKMIENEEFEEEETEAKIATSVEELNENIRKEVAEVFKSIERSYRKEQEKVSKLQLAYIHYWLGLQETISPTKMVDIQNLIKDGVEDRIWSVGWKPDVRGDFTNYLQDKVKKIVKKKRAINERTKLQQELNNLVGNDLQ